A single Oncorhynchus nerka isolate Pitt River linkage group LG10, Oner_Uvic_2.0, whole genome shotgun sequence DNA region contains:
- the si:ch211-247j9.1 gene encoding rho GTPase-activating protein 24 isoform X2, protein MGLTCFKSWKYNSATQKGGNRDVLVSPGSYFFLSNSCGQGEEWLKTLNKGVWIPFTGVFGQRLEETVLYERRYGVHMAPLVVEQCVDFIRERGLLEVGLFRQPGQATLVKELQDAFDAGEKPSFDSTDVHTVASLLKLYLRELPEPLVPFSRYQDFLVCGKNISSERKQGLTELQHLLHELPVANFNLLNYICQFLNEVQSYSSSNKMSTQNLATVFGPNILRPKAEDPESIIGGAAVVQQLMSELIREHQCLFSREGGNVDAPGSSRPDSYPCHRWKGDPFEGAHTQPTAQAQSHDSRLGITAERLLQQQLAHHPSPCSRQLSLPLIAERRGSAQSPCEISLAPRLFKTDHQQPAEGFSPVIPAVGSLYHRYTPSQSESQPPETAHSPHLHSHPASSLTASASTVTIQADPDHSSMLPSGWTGPEGPSWAAKLGTTGTSGSSKAQDSTLSVYDNLDTLQSIDEVAADGGVGSTAGPVEVEAGMASVADTSSSWSFCEILPLDDSGSGVVRASLGRRSTRFHSFRTDPGEDLHPNSLASSSVPTDAPLSTGSSEVFLPSDPHGPSASQAMYCLLAGLRQEMARQRAEFEAKIQRFELRNEALHGEVVGLRASLAQQRRWYSVAEIKIRNVERARADADRRNATLQMEMEQFFDTFGELRDEASKSERIVQSF, encoded by the exons ATGGGTCTCACCTGCTTCAAGTCTTGGAAGTACAACAGCGCCACACAGAAAG GTGGGAACAGAGACGTGCTGGTCAGCCCTGGCTCATACTTCTTCCTCTCCAACAGCTGTGGTCAAGGAGAGGAGTGGCTCAAGACCCTCAACAAGGGTGTCTGGATACCCTTTACAG GCGTGTTTGGCCAGCGGTTGGAGGAGACGGTTCTGTATGAGCGGCGTTACGGCGTCCACATGGCACCTCTGGTGGTGGAGCAGTGTGTGGACTTCATCCGGGAGCGGGGTCTTCTGGAGGTGGGGCTGTTCCGCCAGCCAGGCCAGGCCACGCTGGTCAAAGAGTTGCAGGACGCCTTCGATGCTGGGGAGAAGCCCTCCTTTGACAG TACAGACGTGCACACCGTGGCGTCGCTCCTGAAGCTGTATCTgcgggagctgccagagccactgGTGCCCTTCTCCAGATACCAGGACTTCCTGGTGTGTGGCAAAAACATCTCCTCTGAGAGGAAACAG GGTTTGACAGAACTACAGCATCTTCTTCATGAACTTCCAGTGGCTAACTTTAACCTGCTAAATTACATCTGCCA GTTTTTGAACGAAGTCCAGTCCTATTCCAGCAGCAACAAGATGAGCACCCAGAACCTGGCTACTGTTTTCGGGCCTAACATCCTACGACCCAAAGCTGAAGATCCAGAGAGTATCATTGGAG GGGCAGCCGTGGTGCAGCAGCTCATGTCTGAGCTGATCAGGGAGCACCAGTGCCTTTTCTCCAGGGAGGGGGGAAACGTAGACGCCCCCGGTTCCTCACGACCAGATTCTTACCCCTGTCATAGATGGAAAGGAGACCCATTCGAGGGGGCGCATACCCAGCCCACTGCCCAGGCCCAGTCGCATGACTCCAGGCTTGGCATAACAGCCGAGCGCCTCCTACAACAACAGCTAGCCCACCATCCTTCCCCTTGCTCCCGCCAGCTCTCCCTGCCTCTGATTGCTGAGAGGAGGGGGTCAGCCCAAAGCCCGTGTGAAATCAGTTTAGCCCCACGCCTGTTCAAAACAGACCACCAGCAGCCAGCTGAGGGGTTCTCTCCAGTGATCCCTGCTGTTGGGTCTCTATACCACAGATACACTCCGTCCCAGTCAGAGTCCCAGCCCCCTGAGACAGCACACAGCCCCCACCTTCACTCTCACCCTGCCTCCTCACTCACAGCCTCTGCTTCCACTGTGACAATACAGGCTGACCCAGACCACAGCAGCATGCTGCCCAGTGGCTGGACAGGCCCAGAGGGTCCCAGCTGGGCTGCAAAGCTGGGGACTACTGGCACCAGTGGAAGCAGTAAGGCTCAGGACAgcactctgtctgtctatgacaACTTGGACACACTCCAGAGCATTGATGAGGTGGCTGCTGATGGTGGTGTGGGCAGCACTGCTGGTCCAGTGGAGGTGGAGGCTGGCATGGCAAGCGTGGCAGACACCAGCAGCTCATGGTCCTTCTGTGAGATTCTGCCCCTGGACGATAGTGGGAGTGGTGTGGTCAGAGCTAGCCTAGGACGGAGGTCCACCAGGTTCCACTCCTTCAGGACTGACCCAGGAGAGGACCTCCATCCAAACTCCCTagcctcctcctctgtccctacTGATGCCCCCCTGAGCACGGGCAGCTCGGAGGTCTTCTTGCCCTCTGACCCCCACGGCCCCTCGGCCTCCCAGGCCATGTACTGTCTCCTGGCTGGCCTCAGACAAGAGATGGCCAGGCAGAGGGCTGAGTTCGAGGCCAAGATCCAgag GTTTGAGCTGCGCAACGAGGCCCTCCACGGGGAGGTGGTGGGACTGCGGGCCAGCCTGGCGCAGCAGCGCCGCTGGTACAGTGTGGCCGAAATCAAGATCCGCAACGTGGAGCGTGCCCGGGCCGACGCCGACCGCCGCAACGCCACGCTGCAGATGGAAATGGAGCAGTTCTTCGACACCTTCGGAGAGCTGAGAGATGAGGCCAGTAAGAGCGAGCGCATCGTACAAAGCTTCTGA
- the si:ch211-247j9.1 gene encoding rho GTPase-activating protein 24 isoform X1: protein MGLTCFKSWKYNSATQKGGNRDVLVSPGSYFFLSNSCGQGEEWLKTLNKGVWIPFTGVFGQRLEETVLYERRYGVHMAPLVVEQCVDFIRERGLLEVGLFRQPGQATLVKELQDAFDAGEKPSFDSSTDVHTVASLLKLYLRELPEPLVPFSRYQDFLVCGKNISSERKQGLTELQHLLHELPVANFNLLNYICQFLNEVQSYSSSNKMSTQNLATVFGPNILRPKAEDPESIIGGAAVVQQLMSELIREHQCLFSREGGNVDAPGSSRPDSYPCHRWKGDPFEGAHTQPTAQAQSHDSRLGITAERLLQQQLAHHPSPCSRQLSLPLIAERRGSAQSPCEISLAPRLFKTDHQQPAEGFSPVIPAVGSLYHRYTPSQSESQPPETAHSPHLHSHPASSLTASASTVTIQADPDHSSMLPSGWTGPEGPSWAAKLGTTGTSGSSKAQDSTLSVYDNLDTLQSIDEVAADGGVGSTAGPVEVEAGMASVADTSSSWSFCEILPLDDSGSGVVRASLGRRSTRFHSFRTDPGEDLHPNSLASSSVPTDAPLSTGSSEVFLPSDPHGPSASQAMYCLLAGLRQEMARQRAEFEAKIQRFELRNEALHGEVVGLRASLAQQRRWYSVAEIKIRNVERARADADRRNATLQMEMEQFFDTFGELRDEASKSERIVQSF from the exons ATGGGTCTCACCTGCTTCAAGTCTTGGAAGTACAACAGCGCCACACAGAAAG GTGGGAACAGAGACGTGCTGGTCAGCCCTGGCTCATACTTCTTCCTCTCCAACAGCTGTGGTCAAGGAGAGGAGTGGCTCAAGACCCTCAACAAGGGTGTCTGGATACCCTTTACAG GCGTGTTTGGCCAGCGGTTGGAGGAGACGGTTCTGTATGAGCGGCGTTACGGCGTCCACATGGCACCTCTGGTGGTGGAGCAGTGTGTGGACTTCATCCGGGAGCGGGGTCTTCTGGAGGTGGGGCTGTTCCGCCAGCCAGGCCAGGCCACGCTGGTCAAAGAGTTGCAGGACGCCTTCGATGCTGGGGAGAAGCCCTCCTTTGACAG CAGTACAGACGTGCACACCGTGGCGTCGCTCCTGAAGCTGTATCTgcgggagctgccagagccactgGTGCCCTTCTCCAGATACCAGGACTTCCTGGTGTGTGGCAAAAACATCTCCTCTGAGAGGAAACAG GGTTTGACAGAACTACAGCATCTTCTTCATGAACTTCCAGTGGCTAACTTTAACCTGCTAAATTACATCTGCCA GTTTTTGAACGAAGTCCAGTCCTATTCCAGCAGCAACAAGATGAGCACCCAGAACCTGGCTACTGTTTTCGGGCCTAACATCCTACGACCCAAAGCTGAAGATCCAGAGAGTATCATTGGAG GGGCAGCCGTGGTGCAGCAGCTCATGTCTGAGCTGATCAGGGAGCACCAGTGCCTTTTCTCCAGGGAGGGGGGAAACGTAGACGCCCCCGGTTCCTCACGACCAGATTCTTACCCCTGTCATAGATGGAAAGGAGACCCATTCGAGGGGGCGCATACCCAGCCCACTGCCCAGGCCCAGTCGCATGACTCCAGGCTTGGCATAACAGCCGAGCGCCTCCTACAACAACAGCTAGCCCACCATCCTTCCCCTTGCTCCCGCCAGCTCTCCCTGCCTCTGATTGCTGAGAGGAGGGGGTCAGCCCAAAGCCCGTGTGAAATCAGTTTAGCCCCACGCCTGTTCAAAACAGACCACCAGCAGCCAGCTGAGGGGTTCTCTCCAGTGATCCCTGCTGTTGGGTCTCTATACCACAGATACACTCCGTCCCAGTCAGAGTCCCAGCCCCCTGAGACAGCACACAGCCCCCACCTTCACTCTCACCCTGCCTCCTCACTCACAGCCTCTGCTTCCACTGTGACAATACAGGCTGACCCAGACCACAGCAGCATGCTGCCCAGTGGCTGGACAGGCCCAGAGGGTCCCAGCTGGGCTGCAAAGCTGGGGACTACTGGCACCAGTGGAAGCAGTAAGGCTCAGGACAgcactctgtctgtctatgacaACTTGGACACACTCCAGAGCATTGATGAGGTGGCTGCTGATGGTGGTGTGGGCAGCACTGCTGGTCCAGTGGAGGTGGAGGCTGGCATGGCAAGCGTGGCAGACACCAGCAGCTCATGGTCCTTCTGTGAGATTCTGCCCCTGGACGATAGTGGGAGTGGTGTGGTCAGAGCTAGCCTAGGACGGAGGTCCACCAGGTTCCACTCCTTCAGGACTGACCCAGGAGAGGACCTCCATCCAAACTCCCTagcctcctcctctgtccctacTGATGCCCCCCTGAGCACGGGCAGCTCGGAGGTCTTCTTGCCCTCTGACCCCCACGGCCCCTCGGCCTCCCAGGCCATGTACTGTCTCCTGGCTGGCCTCAGACAAGAGATGGCCAGGCAGAGGGCTGAGTTCGAGGCCAAGATCCAgag GTTTGAGCTGCGCAACGAGGCCCTCCACGGGGAGGTGGTGGGACTGCGGGCCAGCCTGGCGCAGCAGCGCCGCTGGTACAGTGTGGCCGAAATCAAGATCCGCAACGTGGAGCGTGCCCGGGCCGACGCCGACCGCCGCAACGCCACGCTGCAGATGGAAATGGAGCAGTTCTTCGACACCTTCGGAGAGCTGAGAGATGAGGCCAGTAAGAGCGAGCGCATCGTACAAAGCTTCTGA
- the si:ch211-247j9.1 gene encoding rho GTPase-activating protein 24 isoform X3 has product MPENKATVCRTSSYLSHPAYRKIKRVLSFRRRVFGQRLEETVLYERRYGVHMAPLVVEQCVDFIRERGLLEVGLFRQPGQATLVKELQDAFDAGEKPSFDSSTDVHTVASLLKLYLRELPEPLVPFSRYQDFLVCGKNISSERKQGLTELQHLLHELPVANFNLLNYICQFLNEVQSYSSSNKMSTQNLATVFGPNILRPKAEDPESIIGGAAVVQQLMSELIREHQCLFSREGGNVDAPGSSRPDSYPCHRWKGDPFEGAHTQPTAQAQSHDSRLGITAERLLQQQLAHHPSPCSRQLSLPLIAERRGSAQSPCEISLAPRLFKTDHQQPAEGFSPVIPAVGSLYHRYTPSQSESQPPETAHSPHLHSHPASSLTASASTVTIQADPDHSSMLPSGWTGPEGPSWAAKLGTTGTSGSSKAQDSTLSVYDNLDTLQSIDEVAADGGVGSTAGPVEVEAGMASVADTSSSWSFCEILPLDDSGSGVVRASLGRRSTRFHSFRTDPGEDLHPNSLASSSVPTDAPLSTGSSEVFLPSDPHGPSASQAMYCLLAGLRQEMARQRAEFEAKIQRFELRNEALHGEVVGLRASLAQQRRWYSVAEIKIRNVERARADADRRNATLQMEMEQFFDTFGELRDEASKSERIVQSF; this is encoded by the exons atgCCGGAGAACAAGGCGACAGTGTGCAGGACCAGCAGCTACCTGTCCCATCCTGCTTACAGGAAGATCAAGCGGGTGCTGAGCTTCAGGAGGC GCGTGTTTGGCCAGCGGTTGGAGGAGACGGTTCTGTATGAGCGGCGTTACGGCGTCCACATGGCACCTCTGGTGGTGGAGCAGTGTGTGGACTTCATCCGGGAGCGGGGTCTTCTGGAGGTGGGGCTGTTCCGCCAGCCAGGCCAGGCCACGCTGGTCAAAGAGTTGCAGGACGCCTTCGATGCTGGGGAGAAGCCCTCCTTTGACAG CAGTACAGACGTGCACACCGTGGCGTCGCTCCTGAAGCTGTATCTgcgggagctgccagagccactgGTGCCCTTCTCCAGATACCAGGACTTCCTGGTGTGTGGCAAAAACATCTCCTCTGAGAGGAAACAG GGTTTGACAGAACTACAGCATCTTCTTCATGAACTTCCAGTGGCTAACTTTAACCTGCTAAATTACATCTGCCA GTTTTTGAACGAAGTCCAGTCCTATTCCAGCAGCAACAAGATGAGCACCCAGAACCTGGCTACTGTTTTCGGGCCTAACATCCTACGACCCAAAGCTGAAGATCCAGAGAGTATCATTGGAG GGGCAGCCGTGGTGCAGCAGCTCATGTCTGAGCTGATCAGGGAGCACCAGTGCCTTTTCTCCAGGGAGGGGGGAAACGTAGACGCCCCCGGTTCCTCACGACCAGATTCTTACCCCTGTCATAGATGGAAAGGAGACCCATTCGAGGGGGCGCATACCCAGCCCACTGCCCAGGCCCAGTCGCATGACTCCAGGCTTGGCATAACAGCCGAGCGCCTCCTACAACAACAGCTAGCCCACCATCCTTCCCCTTGCTCCCGCCAGCTCTCCCTGCCTCTGATTGCTGAGAGGAGGGGGTCAGCCCAAAGCCCGTGTGAAATCAGTTTAGCCCCACGCCTGTTCAAAACAGACCACCAGCAGCCAGCTGAGGGGTTCTCTCCAGTGATCCCTGCTGTTGGGTCTCTATACCACAGATACACTCCGTCCCAGTCAGAGTCCCAGCCCCCTGAGACAGCACACAGCCCCCACCTTCACTCTCACCCTGCCTCCTCACTCACAGCCTCTGCTTCCACTGTGACAATACAGGCTGACCCAGACCACAGCAGCATGCTGCCCAGTGGCTGGACAGGCCCAGAGGGTCCCAGCTGGGCTGCAAAGCTGGGGACTACTGGCACCAGTGGAAGCAGTAAGGCTCAGGACAgcactctgtctgtctatgacaACTTGGACACACTCCAGAGCATTGATGAGGTGGCTGCTGATGGTGGTGTGGGCAGCACTGCTGGTCCAGTGGAGGTGGAGGCTGGCATGGCAAGCGTGGCAGACACCAGCAGCTCATGGTCCTTCTGTGAGATTCTGCCCCTGGACGATAGTGGGAGTGGTGTGGTCAGAGCTAGCCTAGGACGGAGGTCCACCAGGTTCCACTCCTTCAGGACTGACCCAGGAGAGGACCTCCATCCAAACTCCCTagcctcctcctctgtccctacTGATGCCCCCCTGAGCACGGGCAGCTCGGAGGTCTTCTTGCCCTCTGACCCCCACGGCCCCTCGGCCTCCCAGGCCATGTACTGTCTCCTGGCTGGCCTCAGACAAGAGATGGCCAGGCAGAGGGCTGAGTTCGAGGCCAAGATCCAgag GTTTGAGCTGCGCAACGAGGCCCTCCACGGGGAGGTGGTGGGACTGCGGGCCAGCCTGGCGCAGCAGCGCCGCTGGTACAGTGTGGCCGAAATCAAGATCCGCAACGTGGAGCGTGCCCGGGCCGACGCCGACCGCCGCAACGCCACGCTGCAGATGGAAATGGAGCAGTTCTTCGACACCTTCGGAGAGCTGAGAGATGAGGCCAGTAAGAGCGAGCGCATCGTACAAAGCTTCTGA
- the si:ch211-247j9.1 gene encoding rho GTPase-activating protein 24 isoform X4, whose amino-acid sequence MAPLVVEQCVDFIRERGLLEVGLFRQPGQATLVKELQDAFDAGEKPSFDSSTDVHTVASLLKLYLRELPEPLVPFSRYQDFLVCGKNISSERKQGLTELQHLLHELPVANFNLLNYICQFLNEVQSYSSSNKMSTQNLATVFGPNILRPKAEDPESIIGGAAVVQQLMSELIREHQCLFSREGGNVDAPGSSRPDSYPCHRWKGDPFEGAHTQPTAQAQSHDSRLGITAERLLQQQLAHHPSPCSRQLSLPLIAERRGSAQSPCEISLAPRLFKTDHQQPAEGFSPVIPAVGSLYHRYTPSQSESQPPETAHSPHLHSHPASSLTASASTVTIQADPDHSSMLPSGWTGPEGPSWAAKLGTTGTSGSSKAQDSTLSVYDNLDTLQSIDEVAADGGVGSTAGPVEVEAGMASVADTSSSWSFCEILPLDDSGSGVVRASLGRRSTRFHSFRTDPGEDLHPNSLASSSVPTDAPLSTGSSEVFLPSDPHGPSASQAMYCLLAGLRQEMARQRAEFEAKIQRFELRNEALHGEVVGLRASLAQQRRWYSVAEIKIRNVERARADADRRNATLQMEMEQFFDTFGELRDEASKSERIVQSF is encoded by the exons ATGGCACCTCTGGTGGTGGAGCAGTGTGTGGACTTCATCCGGGAGCGGGGTCTTCTGGAGGTGGGGCTGTTCCGCCAGCCAGGCCAGGCCACGCTGGTCAAAGAGTTGCAGGACGCCTTCGATGCTGGGGAGAAGCCCTCCTTTGACAG CAGTACAGACGTGCACACCGTGGCGTCGCTCCTGAAGCTGTATCTgcgggagctgccagagccactgGTGCCCTTCTCCAGATACCAGGACTTCCTGGTGTGTGGCAAAAACATCTCCTCTGAGAGGAAACAG GGTTTGACAGAACTACAGCATCTTCTTCATGAACTTCCAGTGGCTAACTTTAACCTGCTAAATTACATCTGCCA GTTTTTGAACGAAGTCCAGTCCTATTCCAGCAGCAACAAGATGAGCACCCAGAACCTGGCTACTGTTTTCGGGCCTAACATCCTACGACCCAAAGCTGAAGATCCAGAGAGTATCATTGGAG GGGCAGCCGTGGTGCAGCAGCTCATGTCTGAGCTGATCAGGGAGCACCAGTGCCTTTTCTCCAGGGAGGGGGGAAACGTAGACGCCCCCGGTTCCTCACGACCAGATTCTTACCCCTGTCATAGATGGAAAGGAGACCCATTCGAGGGGGCGCATACCCAGCCCACTGCCCAGGCCCAGTCGCATGACTCCAGGCTTGGCATAACAGCCGAGCGCCTCCTACAACAACAGCTAGCCCACCATCCTTCCCCTTGCTCCCGCCAGCTCTCCCTGCCTCTGATTGCTGAGAGGAGGGGGTCAGCCCAAAGCCCGTGTGAAATCAGTTTAGCCCCACGCCTGTTCAAAACAGACCACCAGCAGCCAGCTGAGGGGTTCTCTCCAGTGATCCCTGCTGTTGGGTCTCTATACCACAGATACACTCCGTCCCAGTCAGAGTCCCAGCCCCCTGAGACAGCACACAGCCCCCACCTTCACTCTCACCCTGCCTCCTCACTCACAGCCTCTGCTTCCACTGTGACAATACAGGCTGACCCAGACCACAGCAGCATGCTGCCCAGTGGCTGGACAGGCCCAGAGGGTCCCAGCTGGGCTGCAAAGCTGGGGACTACTGGCACCAGTGGAAGCAGTAAGGCTCAGGACAgcactctgtctgtctatgacaACTTGGACACACTCCAGAGCATTGATGAGGTGGCTGCTGATGGTGGTGTGGGCAGCACTGCTGGTCCAGTGGAGGTGGAGGCTGGCATGGCAAGCGTGGCAGACACCAGCAGCTCATGGTCCTTCTGTGAGATTCTGCCCCTGGACGATAGTGGGAGTGGTGTGGTCAGAGCTAGCCTAGGACGGAGGTCCACCAGGTTCCACTCCTTCAGGACTGACCCAGGAGAGGACCTCCATCCAAACTCCCTagcctcctcctctgtccctacTGATGCCCCCCTGAGCACGGGCAGCTCGGAGGTCTTCTTGCCCTCTGACCCCCACGGCCCCTCGGCCTCCCAGGCCATGTACTGTCTCCTGGCTGGCCTCAGACAAGAGATGGCCAGGCAGAGGGCTGAGTTCGAGGCCAAGATCCAgag GTTTGAGCTGCGCAACGAGGCCCTCCACGGGGAGGTGGTGGGACTGCGGGCCAGCCTGGCGCAGCAGCGCCGCTGGTACAGTGTGGCCGAAATCAAGATCCGCAACGTGGAGCGTGCCCGGGCCGACGCCGACCGCCGCAACGCCACGCTGCAGATGGAAATGGAGCAGTTCTTCGACACCTTCGGAGAGCTGAGAGATGAGGCCAGTAAGAGCGAGCGCATCGTACAAAGCTTCTGA